Sequence from the Priestia megaterium genome:
TCAAAGCTTTTTTCTAGCGTAACCCCTACAGATTCGTAGACAACATCTGCGCCTCGCTTCGTTACTTCTTTCACTTGTTCCACCCAGTTATCTTCGTATAAAAAGACATAGTCAGCGCCTACTTGAGCCGCTGCTTTTGCTTTTTCAGAAGATGACGTTAAGCCAATGACTTGTCCGCCTAATAGCTTGGCAATTTGAACTAAAAGCTGACCTACGCCTCCAGCAGCTGCGTGAACAAGCACATAATCGCCGGGCTGAATGCTGTAGCTGTCTTGTGTTAAATAGTGCGCCGTTAACCCTTGTAAAAGCACAGAAGCAGCTGCATCAAACGAAATATCATCGGGTACAGCAATCATTTTATCTTGTGGCACGGCAACAAGCTCTGCATTTGCAAAAGGGACGTCAGCAAAAGCAATACGGTCTCCTACGTTAACGTGACTTACTTCTGCTCCTACTTCTTCTACCACACCTGCTCCTTCATATCCTAAAATATACGGAGGTGTACCCGTTAAGTGGTAGTTCCCTTTTCTTCGGTACACATCAGCAAAATTAAGTCCAATTGCTTTTGTACTTACTAGTACGTCTGTTGGACCAATAGAGGGGTTCGGTATATCTTGATAGTGAAGAACGTCAGGTCCTCCAAACTTTTCAAATACTAATGCTTTCATATATAAGTTACCTCGTTTTCTTTATGTATTCCCTTTCATCGTAAGTCAAAGAGATAACAAACACAAGTTTCTTACTCAGCAGAAAAACGCTTTGTCTCGTCATGAGACAAAGCGTTTTTTTAATTTGTTTGCGCTACAACTTCTCGCATCGTTCCATTTTTTTGATAAGACGTATGAAAAGAAAAGGCTTTTTCAAGAACGTGCGGTGTTTGGCCTCCTCGTGTGAGCGCTTCTTCGTAATACGCCATAAGCTGGTCGCGGTACATTGGATGGGCACAATTTTCAATAATGCGTTTTGCACGTTCTCTTGGAGCGAGTCCGCGTAGGTCTGCATACCCTTGCTCTGTTACAATCACATCCACATCGTGTTCCGTATGATCCACGTGTGAAACAAACGGCACTATACTTGAAATATCGCCGTTTTTGGCAATTGATTTTGTCACAAAAATACCAAGGCGCGCATTTCGGGCAAAATCCCCTGAACCTCCGATTCCGTTCATCATTTTTGTTCCCATCACATGCGTTGAATTAACGTTTCCGTAAATGTCTAGTTCTAGCGCGGTATTAATTGAAATCAGCCCTAAGCGACGAATAATCTCTGGATGGTTTGAAATTTCCTGCGGACGAAGAATAAGTTTATCTCGATATGTTTCAAAATTAGAGAAAACCTGCTCCATTTTATCCGCTGAAAGCGTAATTGAGCAGCAAGAAGCAAACGTGACTTTTCCTGCGTCAAATAAATCAAACACAGCGTCTTGCAATACTTCTGAATATACTTCTAAATCGTGAAACTCTGAATCTAACAAACCGTGGAAAACAGCATTTGCTACGGACCCAATTCCAGATTGTAAAGGAGCAAGCGATTCAGTTAATCGCCCTTCTTTAATTTCTTCGCGTAAAAATGAAATCAAATTTTGAGCCATCACAACCGTTTCTTTGTCAGGTGCTACAATCGTAGACGGTGAATCTAGCTGATTTGTAAATACAATACCCTTTACTTTATCCACATCAATTGGTATGCCTAACGAACCAATCCGGTCATCAGATTTTTTCAAAGAAATTGCATCTCGCTGTCCTTGAACGCCTGGGTCATACAGGTCGTGGATACCTTCTAACAGCTCTGGCTGTGCTGTGTTAATTTCAATAATAATCGATTTTGCATGCTTGGCAAACACCATTGAATTGCCGATTGACGTTGTTGGAATCATCATTCCGTCATCCGTGATAGAAACCGCTTCCAAAATAGCGAAATCTATTGAATCTAACACGCCTGAACGCACCCATTCAGAAGTATGCGATAAATGCTGGTCGATAAACTGAAATTCACCTTCATTAATTTTTTTACGCATTGTTGGATCAGCTTGAAACGGCAGGCGTTTGTTTAACATGCCTTTTTCTGCAAATAGCTTATCCACATCTGATCCAAGCGAAGCACCCGTATATACGCTGACTTTTATCGGTTCTGTTTCCGCTCGTTTCGCTAGCGCAAACGGTACAGCTTTGACATCCCCCGCGCGCGTAAAACCGCTTAAACCAAGGGTCATTCCATCTTGAATCCAAGACGCTGCTTCTTCAGCAGATACAACACGATTCTGTAGTGCTTGATGCTTAATTCGATTGCAAACGTTTTCCATTCTATTCACTCCTTGTTTTTGCTCTTTTTACCATTTTACTGTAAAGCAAGCGGCCACAAGAGTTTTCGGAATGAAATGGACAAAAATAGCGATAAAACAGCATATTTGATGATAATTAAGCAAAATGACGGTTAAAACCCAAGCAGCTTTCGAAAATAGCTGGCGTACGACTGACTGACTGGAATTTTTTCTCCGTTGTTCATCACTAATAAAAAGGTTGAATGTGTATCAGGGTAAATTTCTTGAATCTGCGTCACATTGACGATAAAGGAACGATGACAGCGCACAAACTCTTCTTTTGGAAGCACATAATCAAA
This genomic interval carries:
- a CDS encoding quinone oxidoreductase family protein, which produces MKALVFEKFGGPDVLHYQDIPNPSIGPTDVLVSTKAIGLNFADVYRRKGNYHLTGTPPYILGYEGAGVVEEVGAEVSHVNVGDRIAFADVPFANAELVAVPQDKMIAVPDDISFDAAASVLLQGLTAHYLTQDSYSIQPGDYVLVHAAAGGVGQLLVQIAKLLGGQVIGLTSSSEKAKAAAQVGADYVFLYEDNWVEQVKEVTKRGADVVYESVGVTLEKSFEAVKTGGTVVFYGMAGGDPAPVDPRMLMDTSKTLTGGDLWNVLVSYEERKVRSQQLFEWISKGQLVLTDPVVFDLKDGAKAHELLESRKSTGKILLRP
- a CDS encoding acetyl-CoA hydrolase/transferase family protein; this encodes MENVCNRIKHQALQNRVVSAEEAASWIQDGMTLGLSGFTRAGDVKAVPFALAKRAETEPIKVSVYTGASLGSDVDKLFAEKGMLNKRLPFQADPTMRKKINEGEFQFIDQHLSHTSEWVRSGVLDSIDFAILEAVSITDDGMMIPTTSIGNSMVFAKHAKSIIIEINTAQPELLEGIHDLYDPGVQGQRDAISLKKSDDRIGSLGIPIDVDKVKGIVFTNQLDSPSTIVAPDKETVVMAQNLISFLREEIKEGRLTESLAPLQSGIGSVANAVFHGLLDSEFHDLEVYSEVLQDAVFDLFDAGKVTFASCCSITLSADKMEQVFSNFETYRDKLILRPQEISNHPEIIRRLGLISINTALELDIYGNVNSTHVMGTKMMNGIGGSGDFARNARLGIFVTKSIAKNGDISSIVPFVSHVDHTEHDVDVIVTEQGYADLRGLAPRERAKRIIENCAHPMYRDQLMAYYEEALTRGGQTPHVLEKAFSFHTSYQKNGTMREVVAQTN